TCAGTTTCGGTGGCTTCTCACGCTTCGCCCTCAGGCTTCGCCATTTGGGATTAACCTCTACTTCAATTATTAACCTGAGAAGTAAGGTCGAAAGTGGTTACAGTTCCCTCAGGAGGCGGAAACCAAGATCTCTGTAGCGGCTGCCTTGGTCGTACCAGTAGCGGTGCGCTGACCGGCAAAGCCTGGGGTCGTAGTACCAGCTACCGCCCCGCAGGATACGGAAGGAGATATCTCCATCTTCCCAAGCACTGCCATCAGAAGGAGCTCCTTCGTAACTATTGTGCCATCTGTCCTGAACCCATTCCCAAACATTACCATGCATATCATAAAGACCCCAAGGATTAGGTTGTTTTTGACCAACAGGATGAGTTTTTTCCCTGGAGTTCTTATAATACCAGGCATAATCTCCGAGTTTTGACTCGTCATCACCAAAAGAATATCTTGAGGTAGTACCTGCACGGCAGGCATATTCCCATTCAGCTTCAGAAGGGAGACGGTACTTATCAGTGCCTTTTATTTCATTGAGTTTTTTGATAAACTTCTGAACATCATCCCAAGAAACAGATTCTACAGGTAGATCATCACCTTTGAAACTGGAAGGATTCATGCCCATAATTTTTTCCCACTGCTTCTGAGTAACCGGGTATTTACCAAGGTAAAATGAATTTTCGATTTTTACACTATGAACTGGCTTTTCATTATCATACTCATTGGACCCCATAATGAAATATCCCGCAGGGATCCGAATAAATTCGATTTCATCAAAAATAAAAGAAGGAAGCTCAGTACCTTTTTCCAGAGGTGCAACCACAGGTGAGATCTGCAACAGCTTGCTAAAGTCAAGGCCTGAAAGGGTAAAATCTTCTGGTTTTTTAAAAGGATCATTCCCTTGACAGCCGTATCTCAATAAATTGATCAACCTTTTATCTCTTGCCCACTTTTCCAGATTTTCATTATTATCTTCCGGAATTAACCCCGAGATTGATACATATTGTAATTGATCTAGAAGTTTACTATTAGAACCAAGAGCTGAAACCAGAGAAGGCCACTTTATGCTTATTGCCACGAATTTTGCTAATTTTTTACAGTTCCACATATTTCCGGGGTTGGTCCCCACATCATAACAAAAGAGGCCCGTTCTTTTCCCTATAGTTCTCTGAAAACGGAACTGATTTATAAACTGTTTTATCCGGCGAGGGTTATTATCCAGAGCAGGGGCAACCATTTCAAGAATCAGTTTTGAGGTTTCATAATCTTCCACACAATCCGTGTCATTCTGAATCTCCTGTTTATTTGATTCTGGTACAACAGTACTGGAGTCATTTATTACTGGCTTTTGTCCACTAGTTTCATTCTGTGAGGATTTGGTGTCACTCTCAAGAGATTCACGGGGGGCAGAATTATCCGATGAATCTCGTTTGTCCACAGCTTCTAGCTGCTTAGAGGAAGATTCTTTTTCATAGAAGGGGAAAAATTTTAAAAAATCAGTGCTTTTTGGACGAGGAACTCTAAAGGGGAGCTGGATGAATTTTTCAATGAATTCATACCCGTATTCAAGCCCATCGACATCTAAGAACCTGAAAACTTTTTCGTTTTTAGCTGCGAACCCTGCAGAGACAACTTTTCTATCCATTCCCAGGATAAAATAAACCTTTGGATCATCCGAGATCATCAGGTTAATTGCCTGCATTAGTTCTGCTGCCTTTGGGACTTCACAGCGGTCGAGATCGTCAATAAAAACATAGACTTTCGAATCTCCGACATAGGATTTGATTATTTTGTTAAAGTCGGAATGAAAGTGCTCTCTAAAAGATAGGCGTTCCTTGTAATTCGTATTTGATTCAAGCTTTTTTAGACCGAAAGGATCTCTAAACACATCTATAAACCACTTTTCGGCAGAAAAATAGCGCATGAGGCCCACAAGTGGAGTTAAGATCAATACAAGATTGGTTAAGTTTTCGATTAACTTATCACTTAACTTATCATCAATAAAGTCTGGTAAACGCATTCCAAGAGGATTCAAAATATAAGTAATAAACAAAAACGAAAATGAAAAAATAAGTACGAAAGAAAGAATGTTCCAGGAGAAATGAACAATAATTAAAAAATTACTTTTCAATTTAAGTTTGTATCTCAGATAAAACAATTTGAGCCTTGAATGTTGTAGACGTTTCCATGAAAGCTGCTTCGATAACTCATCCATGAAATTAAGTGCAAAAGAAGCCCATAACTCATCTTCCTTGTCATATTTCCAGGAATTGAACCATACAGTAAAATATTTGGTTTCTTTCTCAAGTTCATTTTTTTTGCTGATTTCCTTTCTTAACTGTTGCATGAAAGATGATTTACCACACCCCCACTGCCCCTCAATAGAAAGAGTAATCGGAGCTAAAGTTTCCTCAGAGGTAAGAAATTCTGCAATTGCCTCAACGTAAGGTTGAAATCCTAGTGAATCTTCTCCTGTTGGAGTGTCAATATGCACACAGTAAGATTCTGATCTCGACATATCGCCTACCAAAAGAATTAACTCCGTCTTTAATTCATTCATAACATATTTATACAGATCCTCTGAAATGGAATTTGAAGACTTTATTTTTTAAAGAAGCTCGATTCTTCTCAATTTTTTACTAACATGCATTATAAATATTTATTGAAATTATCAAATCATTAAAAAAGATTGAACAATATTTCCTATTTTTAATACAATTAGAAGAGATAATGCATTGAGATAAAAAATAATTTAACTCCGTTTATCCAGTATTCTTAGAGCTTCAGTTATAACCTACCTTACATTTAGGTCTGGACCATCCAGATTTATTTTAGAACACCCTTATTACCACCTGCTCTCCGCTCTTCAGCCCGAACTGACGCGCAGCACTTCCCTTGTTTACCGCAATTTCCAGGAAACCATGACTACCTATAAGGGCAAGGGGTTCTTCCTGCCCGACAAGACCGTAAGTCTGAACAAAGGATACCTTTCTGCCGTTTACTTCTATCTGTGAGCCGAAGGTGGAGAATTTTAAGATAACATCTGCCGGGATATTAGTGATTACATTCCCGAAACTGTCTGCAAAAATAACCTCCCCGACAAGAAAGGGTCCGTCAATCCCGAAATTTTCGAAATTAAGGTTCACAAAGTCCGATATTTCGGGCCCGACGGCATCGATAGGTGTACCTTTTGAGAGGTAGGCTCCAACTGGTGCAAAAATATCCCTTCCGTGGAAAGTTGCAGAAATTCCGGATTTAAGCATGAGTTCGGGATTTGTAATTTCGTGCACTTCCATCTTCCCAAGGCGGCACGCTGCAGGTATCAGGAGCCCGTTGTCTGGGCCGACAAAAAACTGTTCTTTTCCTTCATCACCTGCTTTAATAACAAGAGCGCGGCGGGAAGTGCCGACGCCTGGGTCGACTACGCCAATATGCACAGTCCCAGGAGGGAAATATTGAACAAGTGAATAAAGAGCGAAAGCTCCTTCCCGTATTCCAGCCTGCCGGATGGAATGGGTTATATCGACTATCTGCACCTCCGGGTTAATTCCCAGAATAATGGCTTTCATAGCTGCGGGATAAAGATCCCCAAAGTCAGTAGTCAGGGAAATTAAGGGCATAAATATCACTTGGTTTTTTTCTATTTTATCATATGCAGAAGAAGAAAATATATTAAGATGTGAGAGAGTACAGGCTAACATTAGGATATAAAAAATTGAGGAGGCTGTGAGGACATGAGGTATACAAAAATATTGCTTATACTGATTTTCATAAACCTTGCCCTTTTTGCATCAGGTTGCGAAGAGAAACTCAGTGCAGAAGAGATTGTAACAAAAATGAAGGAGAAAGAAGCCAGCCTTGAGGATTACTCTTGCACAATACACACAACAACATACTTCAGCGGGGAAAAAGATCTGGAAGAGGAAATCCAGATGATGTATAAAAAACCCAACCTTATGAGGACTTCTGGTGTAGAGGAAGGAAAAAAAGTCGAATCTGTATCGGACGGAGAGTTTGTATGGAGCTATGACGTTGAAACAAATACTGTCACTAAAATAAAATTGCCTGAGGAACCACTCATAACGGAAAAAGATTTTGTCAGTATCATAGGCAATTTACTGAATGAAAGCGAGGTTTCCATGCTCGGAGTTGAAGAGGTGGATGGAAGAAGTGCATATGTTCTTGAAGCCAGACCAAAAGCTGAGGAGAGTGTGTTGTCAGAGCTAGTTTCCCGGACAAAAGTATGGGTTGACAGAGAGACATGGATGGTACTTAAATCCAGTATGTATGACAATGAGGGAAACCTGTCAATAGACGTGGAAATACGCGACCTAAAAGTAAACACTGGGATTCCGGATTCAGAGTTTAAATTTGAGATTCCTGAAGGGGCAGAAGTAGTAACTGTGGATCTGGATGAACAATTCAAAATCCCTGAAAACCTGAGCCTTGAGGAAGCAAGACAGCAAGCTAGTTTTGAGATTCTTACCCCGGAATATATTCCGGATGGCTACGTGTTTAATTCAGCAACGGTACAGAAATACAACAATACAGCCTTCACAAATGAGAGTTCAGAAATTGTAACCCTTAGCTACCAGAAAGGAAATGAAAGCTTAGAGATAATAGAAACTGTTTATGAAAATGATCCAGAAGAAAATACTTCCATGCTGGAAGGCGAAAAGATCAGTATCAACGGAAGAGAAGCATATCTAAATGAATTCAGAGATCTGAAAATATTGCACTGGAAACTTGGAGAAATCGAAATAGATCTTATAGGGGATCTTGAGAAAGCCGAGATGCTGAGAATTGCTGAATCTATACGTGAACCCTCTACCGAATCATTACAGAAAAACGCTACTGTATCGCAGGATTCCTTTAATGAATCTGAATCCTCAAAAACTCCGCTGACAGCGGTATAAGCAACTATGTTGAAGTTCAACCGGCTCTGCCTCTCTGAGAAAGAAAATAATTAAAAATTACAGAGTTTGTATAGAAGAAGAAAAAATGAGTTTTTTGTTTCAGCAAGACCTGAGAGCGCAGGGTCCGGTTGCACATTTTCCACAGGCAAGCTGATTGAATTCGGGAAAAATTCTTGCATTTTCCTGAAGCAGCTTGAAACATT
The Methanosarcina thermophila TM-1 genome window above contains:
- a CDS encoding DUF4367 domain-containing protein, whose translation is MRYTKILLILIFINLALFASGCEEKLSAEEIVTKMKEKEASLEDYSCTIHTTTYFSGEKDLEEEIQMMYKKPNLMRTSGVEEGKKVESVSDGEFVWSYDVETNTVTKIKLPEEPLITEKDFVSIIGNLLNESEVSMLGVEEVDGRSAYVLEARPKAEESVLSELVSRTKVWVDRETWMVLKSSMYDNEGNLSIDVEIRDLKVNTGIPDSEFKFEIPEGAEVVTVDLDEQFKIPENLSLEEARQQASFEILTPEYIPDGYVFNSATVQKYNNTAFTNESSEIVTLSYQKGNESLEIIETVYENDPEENTSMLEGEKISINGREAYLNEFRDLKILHWKLGEIEIDLIGDLEKAEMLRIAESIREPSTESLQKNATVSQDSFNESESSKTPLTAV
- a CDS encoding SUMF1/EgtB/PvdO family nonheme iron enzyme, producing MVGDMSRSESYCVHIDTPTGEDSLGFQPYVEAIAEFLTSEETLAPITLSIEGQWGCGKSSFMQQLRKEISKKNELEKETKYFTVWFNSWKYDKEDELWASFALNFMDELSKQLSWKRLQHSRLKLFYLRYKLKLKSNFLIIVHFSWNILSFVLIFSFSFLFITYILNPLGMRLPDFIDDKLSDKLIENLTNLVLILTPLVGLMRYFSAEKWFIDVFRDPFGLKKLESNTNYKERLSFREHFHSDFNKIIKSYVGDSKVYVFIDDLDRCEVPKAAELMQAINLMISDDPKVYFILGMDRKVVSAGFAAKNEKVFRFLDVDGLEYGYEFIEKFIQLPFRVPRPKSTDFLKFFPFYEKESSSKQLEAVDKRDSSDNSAPRESLESDTKSSQNETSGQKPVINDSSTVVPESNKQEIQNDTDCVEDYETSKLILEMVAPALDNNPRRIKQFINQFRFQRTIGKRTGLFCYDVGTNPGNMWNCKKLAKFVAISIKWPSLVSALGSNSKLLDQLQYVSISGLIPEDNNENLEKWARDKRLINLLRYGCQGNDPFKKPEDFTLSGLDFSKLLQISPVVAPLEKGTELPSFIFDEIEFIRIPAGYFIMGSNEYDNEKPVHSVKIENSFYLGKYPVTQKQWEKIMGMNPSSFKGDDLPVESVSWDDVQKFIKKLNEIKGTDKYRLPSEAEWEYACRAGTTSRYSFGDDESKLGDYAWYYKNSREKTHPVGQKQPNPWGLYDMHGNVWEWVQDRWHNSYEGAPSDGSAWEDGDISFRILRGGSWYYDPRLCRSAHRYWYDQGSRYRDLGFRLLREL
- a CDS encoding SAM hydrolase/SAM-dependent halogenase family protein gives rise to the protein MPLISLTTDFGDLYPAAMKAIILGINPEVQIVDITHSIRQAGIREGAFALYSLVQYFPPGTVHIGVVDPGVGTSRRALVIKAGDEGKEQFFVGPDNGLLIPAACRLGKMEVHEITNPELMLKSGISATFHGRDIFAPVGAYLSKGTPIDAVGPEISDFVNLNFENFGIDGPFLVGEVIFADSFGNVITNIPADVILKFSTFGSQIEVNGRKVSFVQTYGLVGQEEPLALIGSHGFLEIAVNKGSAARQFGLKSGEQVVIRVF